Proteins found in one Sporosarcina sp. FSL K6-3457 genomic segment:
- a CDS encoding ACT domain-containing protein: MKQLGEGHFYLVREDVLTESMQKMLEAKRLLASGEESTIQDATRRVGLSRSAFYKYRDTVFPFESIARERILTIFIQLEDRKGSLATLMHIISEAKCNVLTIHQTIPVQARANITLSLDVTEMEIKMEEFLQRLKSPDFVDAVNLISSGAL; the protein is encoded by the coding sequence ATGAAGCAATTGGGGGAAGGTCATTTTTATCTTGTAAGAGAAGATGTGCTGACAGAATCCATGCAAAAAATGCTGGAGGCGAAAAGGCTATTGGCTAGCGGAGAAGAATCGACGATACAAGATGCTACAAGAAGGGTAGGCCTATCCCGAAGCGCATTTTATAAATATCGCGATACTGTATTTCCTTTCGAATCGATTGCACGTGAACGAATCCTAACGATCTTCATCCAACTTGAGGATCGGAAGGGGTCGCTTGCAACATTAATGCATATCATTTCAGAGGCAAAATGTAATGTCTTAACAATCCATCAAACGATACCTGTCCAAGCGCGTGCCAATATTACATTGTCGCTAGATGTGACAGAAATGGAAATCAAAATGGAAGAGTTTCTGCAACGCCTAAAATCACCTGATTTTGTTGACGCGGTAAATTTAATTAGTTCAGGTGCATTGTGA
- the pheA gene encoding prephenate dehydratase, which translates to MIDEKFTPTVAYLGPEASFTHVAASTLFGGTSGLVSHATIPDCIEAVAAGHVAYAIVPLENALEGSVPLTIDYLFHGSELFINAEISIPIEQHLMINHKQIPFVDEIESINSHPHALAQCHKYLQYNFRRVPLIQTTSTAAAAKYISENPDEKIAAIGNRLAAEKYGLHITEENIHDFHFNHTRFVVLSLRKECLESEGHSTKLKTTFMVKLPEDDRPGVLHQVLSVFSWRRLNLSKIESRPLKTGLGNYFFIIDVLEAEDHPMMQGAIEELTALNCSVRSFGSYFTYNQLPSRH; encoded by the coding sequence ATGATAGACGAGAAATTTACGCCGACAGTCGCTTATTTAGGACCTGAAGCGTCATTTACACATGTAGCGGCAAGCACTCTTTTTGGAGGTACATCAGGATTGGTGTCGCATGCCACGATACCTGATTGTATTGAGGCGGTGGCAGCAGGCCATGTTGCTTATGCCATCGTTCCGCTTGAAAATGCTTTGGAAGGCTCTGTACCACTGACAATTGATTACTTGTTCCACGGGAGTGAGTTGTTCATCAATGCTGAAATTTCTATTCCGATTGAGCAGCATCTGATGATCAATCATAAGCAAATCCCTTTTGTTGATGAAATCGAGTCTATTAATTCTCATCCGCATGCACTTGCGCAATGCCATAAATATTTACAGTATAATTTCCGTCGTGTGCCGCTTATTCAGACAACTTCAACGGCCGCGGCCGCAAAGTATATTTCTGAAAATCCAGATGAGAAAATAGCGGCTATTGGCAATCGATTGGCGGCAGAGAAATATGGATTACATATTACAGAAGAAAACATTCATGATTTTCATTTTAACCATACACGTTTTGTTGTGTTATCGTTGCGTAAGGAATGTTTGGAAAGTGAAGGGCATTCTACTAAACTAAAAACGACTTTCATGGTGAAATTACCAGAGGATGATCGTCCGGGCGTACTCCATCAGGTGCTATCTGTTTTCTCCTGGCGCAGGCTCAATTTAAGTAAAATTGAATCGCGGCCATTGAAAACAGGTCTCGGAAATTATTTCTTCATCATCGATGTGTTGGAAGCCGAAGATCATCCGATGATGCAGGGGGCAATCGAAGAACTTACTGCACTCAATTGTTCTGTGCGCTCATTCGGTTCCTATTTTACATACAATCAATTACCGTCACGTCATTGA